In Aspergillus nidulans FGSC A4 chromosome II, a single window of DNA contains:
- a CDS encoding deoxyhypusine synthase (transcript_id=CADANIAT00004101), with protein MSGQQDNAPPSSATNAVLVASEPVPEGTHKVSGVDFEKYQGRDITVAEMVDNMKHMGFQSSAVADAARIINEMRAYRHPETGDKTTIFLGYTSNLISSGLRDTIRYLVRHRHVSAIVTTAGGVEEDLIKCLAPTYMGSFTAPGAGLRAKGLNRIGNLIVPNSNYCSFEDWLVPILDKMLEEQEAANKKARETGNEEDELHWTPSRIIERLGREINHEDSVLYWAAKNNIPIFCPALTDGSLGDMLYFHTFRASPLRLRVDIVDDLRRINTMAVRAARAGMIILGGGIVKHHIANACLMRNGAEHAVYINTAQEFDGSDAGARPDEAPPLHEQDNKVPLKRNPTIDNDNAQQIDSTQSAEHPRHTFGIRSPGSERTSRKAGVGTAREQNQR; from the exons ATGTCGGGCCAACAAGATAATGCACCTCCTTCCTCCGCTACGAATGCGGTCCTTGTCGCCTCGGAACCTGTTCCTGAGGGGACTCACAAGGTCAGCGGGGTAGACTTTGAAAAGTACCAAGGCCGCGATATTACTGTTGCTGAAATGGTCGACAATATGAAGCACATGGGTTTTCAGAGTagcgctgttgctgatgcagcACGCATCATCAATGAGATG CGCGCCTATCGGCATCCTGAAACCGGCGACAAAACCACTATCTTCCTCGGCTACACATCCAACCTAATCTCGTCGGGCCTGCGAGACACTATCCGTTATCTAGTCCGCCATCGCCATGTTTCCGCCATTGTTACCACTGCTGgtggggttgaagaggatttGATCAAATGTCTAGCTCCCACGTATATGGGAAGCTTCACGGCTCCAGGCGCCGGTCTTCGAGCGAAAGGCCTTAATAGGATTGGCAATCTCATTGTTCCCAATAGCAACTATTGTTCGTTTGAGGACTGGTTGGTACCTATCTTGGACAAAATGTTGGAGGAGCAAGAGGCGGCCAACAAGAAGGCCCGCGAGACTGGgaacgaggaggatgagttGCACTGGACACCGAGCCGTATAATCGAACGTCTAGGTCGCGAGATCAACCACGAGGACTCAGTGCTATACTGGGCTGCCAAGAATAACATTCCTATTTTCTGTCCGGCCCTCACTGACGGCTCGTTGGGTGACATGCTCTACTTCCACACTTTCCGCGCATCCCCCCTCCGACTTCGAGTCGATATCGTCGATGATCTGCGTCGTATTAATACGATGGCCGTACGAGCGGCCCGCGCTGGAATGATTATCCTCGGGGGAGGTATTGTCAAACATCACATAGCCAATGCTTGTTTGATGCGGAACGGTGCGGAACATGCCGTCTATATTAATACTGCACAGGAATTCGATGGGAGCGATGCTGGCGCTCGTCCGGATGAGGCC CCACCTTTGCACGAGCAGGACAACAAAGTCCCGCTGAAGAGGAATCCCACAATTGACAACGATAATGCCCAG CAAATCGACTCCACCCAGTCCGCCGAGCATCCTCGGCACACGTTCGGCATTCGTTCGCCAGGTAGCGAACGAACTTCCAGAAAAGCCGGAGTGGGAACTGCGCGGGAGCAGAACCAGAGATAA
- a CDS encoding putative MATH and UCH domain protein (transcript_id=CADANIAT00004100) has protein sequence MDGNSAVMVEQLPVPVPLDTESSPAEPVTIDTIVQEIPQTPTETVVLQPPHSESEPQQDSGPDAAATSQEAEVQDSPAADDSPAAEKEEEDEEHAYWAEEEEDTSAPDEAELAEIEAQGENYNSLDYAYWESNFHPDLDDPEYRPVEKARLTWKVKGVRGTKENPNRLKIMRSPPAYIGGYWWTIKFFPRGNNVSHLSVYIECSSTMPKPDDTLPETEFKVLRGPAETELDTNKPDLDIKFDKTKDTEAWTEMFKSQYPAAANQAEPTTETWRVSAQIGVIVYNPNEPRTGWMQSSCHQFNPHNLDWGWTNFHGPWDQIHRRQRLQHQALLRNDTLAFDAYIRIFDDPTRSLWWHPSDSEPTWDSLGLTGYRPLGDSVINHSADVAGLATWLHIAPFSKVIQNVNVLEHLTNCDLKPKPLCDALQRFLWQLRRRDQSLQYVDTDTITTTLSNLHEKSSDVCEFWERLRRSLELELAGTPAADDLSRLFDSPSPASFPSGALPTPVHTVPKDFNSRIFVPADKAKTTSEAFTWYLSAKPGRWLLPPVLHLELGRQTLDKAARQWRLLYNRVDLDEEVDLSPWLLDGQCGKYILYGYIVHRGRRTSGKFFSILRPGGPGTKWLAFDDGSDNRVECLTRKTALGPHLGLDPDKTPDHKTGHDIAIAVMYIRSDVIADFLPGPQGPWEVSDELKHYYETGEVTSQKKNEGKTEVEDIQVEVYSLEKYDNLSSLFDSYDLMSQAKAANSVMYMSVPRSTNLIEVRKRIGLWASTRSGAEVSPENIRLWQIGHARDCSATVSLKRVSDLTATVDLPLNPVRYWMQIVSDGDAKYFAMKDPETPVAITSKPEEAVVERPGSETSDDTPTTTSSEGAEPSSSNTGNQNPMDGISGEAGEASPEQPTAETVNSTATVAVVVSESEPSPVSADVVAVNAQAPSTTEQNPEDAESPVQIAESSQPDTSTGAAASAEATSDENDAVIAAVIAGDIQQLDEETQETQLPADNQEQEPNQPPTEDQTSAPAEDQTEAPANLEDAAPAEPEVVLPVEHVYYYIKVFDIESQSLRTMGSFFSQKEEVIKPAIRKHLNWPETKDFQVWHQVDGTVVDTLASAETFEINPADGACFIVGDKLNKAKRTELSEKGLFSNPQHLVSYLWAAARNHPTKAFSGTKAVDATFTSDFYSGDFMKGYYHGKGKHISDSVATYTGDYVLGKRHGKGFMEYPTGDTYDGDWFEDQCHGQGTFVERKTGNKYVGGYKDGKRHGKGISYWEVADEEMDLCQICFGEEQDALFYDCGHVCACVTCARQVEICPICRKNILNVVKIYRT, from the exons ATGGACGGAAACAGTGCTGTCATGGTTGAGCAGCTCCCGGTGCCGGTTCCTCTCGACACTGAGTCGAGTCCTGCAGAACCGGTCACCATCGACACCATAGTGCAGGAAATCCCCCAAACTCCGACAGAGACCGTCGTTCTCCAGCCGCCACATTCGGAGTCAGAGCCTCAACAGGACTCAGGCCCTGATGCGGCTGCAACTTCCCAAGAGGCTGAGGTTCAAGAttcgccagcagcagacgactcgccagcagcagagaaagaagaggaggacgaggagcatgCTTATtgggcggaggaagaagaggatacCTCAGCTCCCGATGAGGCGGAGCTAGCAGAGATCGAGGCACAGGGAGAGAATTACAATTCTTTAGATT ACGCATATTGGGAATCGAATTTTCACCCCGATCTGGATGACCCCGAATACCGCCCGGTGGAAAAGGCCCGGCTCACCTGGAAGGTTAAGGGTGTTCGAGGAACGAAGGAAAATCCCAACCGGCTCAAAATCATGCGGTCCCCTCCGGCATACATTGGAGGGTACTGGTGGACAATCAAGTTCTTTCCGCGCGGTAACAACGTTAGCCACTTGAGCGTTTATATTGAATGCTCATCCACGATGCCCAAGCCCGATGATACTTTGCCTGAGACGGAGTTCAAGGTTCTCCGTGGACCTGCGGAGACAGAACTGGACACCAACAAACCCGATCTCGATATTAAGTTCGATAAAACCAAGGATACAGAAGCATGGACTGAGATGTTCAAGTCTCAATACCCAGCGGCTGCTAACCAAGCTGAACCAACGACAGAGACTTGGAGAGTTTCTGCGCAGATTGGAGTCATTGTTTATAACCCGAACGAGCCTCGTACAGGGTGGATGCAGTCCTCATGCCATCAGTTCAACCCTCATAACCTTGATTGGGGGTGGACCAACTTCCATGGTCCCTGGGACCAAATCCACCGTCGTCAGCGTCTCCAGCATCAAGCATTGCTTCGCAACGACACCCTAGCGTTCGATGCGTACATTCGCATTTTTGACGATCCTACCAGGTCTCTTTGGTGGCATCCCAGTGACTCCGAACCCACTTGGGACAGCCTTGGCTTGACAGGCTACCGGCCACTTGGTGACTCAGTCATTAACCACAGCGCAGATGTTGCCGGGCTTGCCACTTGGCTGCATATTGCTCCCTTCTCCAAGGTCATTCAGAATGTGAACGTCCTAGAACACCTTACGAATTGCGATCTGAAACCCAAGCCGTTGTGCGATGCGCTACAGAGGTTTCTCTGGCAGTTACGCCGGCGTGACCAATCTCTTCAGTATGTCGACACGGATACAATCACAACCACTCTCAGCAACTTGCATGAGAAGTCTAGTGACGTGTGCGAGTTTTGGGAGCGGTTGCGCCGGTCTCTGGAACTAGAGCTCGCAGGTACTCCCGCGGCAGACGACCTTTCCCGGCTTTTCGACAGCCCTTCCCCAGCCTCTTTCCCTTCAGGCGCTCTGCCGACTCCTGTGCACACGGTTCCGAAGGATTTCAATTCCCGTATTTTCGTTCCTGCCGACAAAGCCAAAACCACGAGCGAAGCGTTCACCTGGTATCTCAGTGCTAAGCCCGGGCGATGGTTACTGCCCCCAGTCTTGCACCTTGAGTTGGGCCGCCAGACACTCGATAAAGCTGCTCGGCAATGGCGTCTACTCTACAACCGAGTAGatctggatgaagaagttgattTATCACCTTGGCTTCTCGACGGTCAGTGCGGGAAATATATACTGTACGGATACATCGTTCACCGCGGACGACGCACATCTGGAAAGTTCTTCAGCATCCTCCGCCCAGGCGGGCCTGGTACCAAGTGGCTGGCGTTCGATGACGGAAGTGACAACCGAGTTGAGTGCTTGACGCGGAAGACGGCTTTAGGACCGCATCTTGGCTTGGATCCTGACAAGACGCCGGATCACAAGACAGGCCATGACATTGCAATTGCCGTTATGTATATTCGCAGCGATGTTATTGCGGACTTCCTACCCGGCCCTCAGGGGCCATGGGAGGTTTCTGATGAACTCAAGCATTACTACGAAACTGGTGAAGTTACCTCTCAGAAGAAAAACGAAGGTAAGACAGAGGTTGAGGATATTCAGGTCGAAGTTTACTCCTTGGAGAAGTATGATAATCTCAGCAGTCTGTTTGATTCATATGATCTCATGTCTCAGGCCAAGGCCGCAAACAGTGTCATGTACATGAGCGTGCCTCGCTCCACAAATCTCATAGAGGTTCGCAAGAGGATAGGGCTTTGGGCTTCTACACGTTCAGGAGCAGAGGTCAGCCCGGAGAATATTCGTCTCTGGCAAATTGGCCATGCACGCGATTGCTCGGCAACTGTTTCACTCAAGCGCGTTTCTGATCTCACGGCTACTGTCGACCTGCCGTTGAACCCTGTGCGTTACTGGATGCAGATCGTGTCGGACG GCGACGCCAAGTACTTCGCGATGAAAGATCCTGAGACGCCAGTTGCTATCACCTCTaagcctgaagaagctgttgTTGAGCGTCCAGGCTCCGAGACTTCGGACGATACACCAACGACTACGTCTTCCGAGGGCGCCGAGCCAAGTTCCTCTAATACCGGAAACCAGAACCCTATGGACGGAATATCGGGTGAAGCCGGCGAAGCATCCCCAGAGCAGCCGACCGCTGAAACCGTAAATAGTACGGCGACGGTTGCTGTTGTGGTGTCAGAAAGCGAACCATCACCAGTGTCTGCTGATGTAGTTGCTGTGAATGCTCAAGCACCTTCAACCACGGAACAAAATCCAGAGGACGCGGAGAGCCCAGTCCAGATAGCAGAGTCATCCCAGCCTGATACCTCAACGGGAGCGGCCGCCAGTGCTGAGGCCACATCAGATGAGAATGATGCTGTGATTGCCGCCGTAATCGCGGGCGACATTCAACAGCTAGATGAAGAAACCCAAGAAACGCAGCTACCTGCCGATAACCAAGAGCAGGAGCCAAATCAACCACCCACTGAAGATCAGACTTCAGCCCCCGCCGAGGACCAAACCGAGGCGCCCGCAAACCTTGAAGACGCCGCACCTGCAGAGCCGGAGGTGGTTCTGCCAGTGGAGCACGTCTACTATTACATCAAAGTCTTCGATATTGAGTCGCAGTCCCTGCGCACCATGGGATCGTTCTTCTCCCAGAAGGAGGAAGTCATCAAGCCCGCTATCCGCAAGCATCTCAACTGGCCAGAGACCAAGGACTTTCAAGTCTGGCATCAAGTCGACGGCACTGTGGTTGACACCCTCGCCTCAGCAGAGACATTTGAAATCAACCCCGCTGACGGAGCCTGCTTCATCGTCGGCGACAAGTTGAATAAGGCAAAGCGCACCGAGCTCAGCGAAAAAGGTCTCTTCTCCAACCCCCAGCATTTAGTCAGCTATCTCTGGGCCGCTGCTCGCAATCACCCCACAAAGGCCTTCAGCGGCACAAAGGCTGTTGATGCCACCTTCACATCTGACTTCTACAGCGGCGACTTCATGAAGGGCTACTATCACGGGAAAGGCAAGCATATATCTGACTCGGTCGCTACCTACACTGGCGACTACGTCCTCGGCAAGCGCCACGGCAAGGGCTTTATGGAGTACCCGACCGGCGATACTTACGATGGTGACTGGTTTGAGGACCAGTGCCACGGTCAGGGAACATTCGTCGAACGTAAGACAGGCAACAAGTATGTTGGGGGATACAAGGATGGCAAGCGCCACGGCAAAGGTATCAGCTACTGGGAGGTTGcggatgaagagatggaccTCTGCCAAATTTGTTTcggcgaggagcaggacgCTCTCTTCTATGACTGTGGACATGTTTGCGCTTGCGTTACGTGCGCACGCCAGGTCGAGATCTGTCCCATCTGCAGGAAGAACATCCTCAACGTTGTCAAGATCTACCGCACATGA
- a CDS encoding rRNA (cytosine-C5-)-methyltransferase NOP2 (transcript_id=CADANIAT00004099) encodes MGKGRRMKKQGPPAPLDESKITMLKKRKTGDAPAESKAEAGKKRRRTDVEDDGVKDMQIKAKKNKANGVVNGKEKEKKAATAVTATAKNKKKKQPEPEPEPESEDEWEDEDEEMSNIDDGEEMSQDEFDDLDGVSDGSMDSQGEGEFGFGSDDDSDSVVDSDEDDHPRQTMFSDDEDLSDAEEKLTAANIEGLSRKLDEQRQMEEEEAELEMQESAMQTNIAGDRPDVFEGIEGEGLAPNLQLLRTRITETIRILGDLKTLGQPGKSRADYTQLLLNDICTYYGYTPFLAEKLFNLFTPMEAFAFFEANETPRPVVIRTNTLRTNRRSLAQALINRGVVLEPVGKWSKVGLQVFESAVPLGATPEYLAGHYILQAASSFLPVMALAPQENERILDMASAPGGKTTYISALMRNTGCVIANDASKPRAKGLIGNIHRLGCKNTIVTNLDARTAFPKAMGGFDRVLLDAPCTGTGVIAKDPSVKTNKNERDFLAIPHMQRQLLLAAIDSVNHASKTGGYIVYSTCSVTVEENEAVVQYVLKKRPNVKLVETGLGDFGSPGFTHYMGKHFDAKMTMTRRYFPHRENVDGFFVCKLKKIGPTPVQKPGEKDSSISTSKPKSSTATTDGEQAVDKTPVTDEDGTTPGDDFGPFDENEEEDRERILRAERNRLRRKGLNPKGVLNKPKKTATPKTAIESESTTKSQKSEDSSADKSQPQPQREEQDESKKEKKKKPITKTQEDTAVVSSTPPSNQEQEKQQGKSKSLKQSTSPGKEKAKEKSKGSGKAKGKGNK; translated from the coding sequence ATGGGTAAAGGTCGTCGCATGAAAAAGCAGGGCCCTCCGGCCCCGCTGGATGAGTCGAAAATTACGATGCTTAAGAAACGCAAGACCGGCGACGCACCTGCGGAATCAAAGGCGGAAGCAGGCAAGAAGCGAAGACGCAccgatgttgaggatgatggcgtGAAGGACATGCAGAtcaaggcaaagaagaatAAGGCAAATGGAGTTGTCAAtgggaaagagaaggagaaaaaggctgcTACTGCTGTTACGGCTACTGCGAAGaataagaaaaagaagcagccGGAGCCCGAGCCGGAACCCGAGTCAGAGGATGAgtgggaggatgaggacgaagagatgTCGAatattgatgatggtgaggagATGAGTCAGGACGAAtttgatgatctggatggTGTCAGCGATGGCTCCATGGATAGCCAGGGCGAGGGCGAGTTCGGGTTTGGGAGCGACGACGACTCAGATTCCGTGGTGGATTCAGACGAGGACGATCACCCACGGCAAACTATGTTCTCtgacgacgaggatcttTCGGATGCGGAGGAAAAGCTGACCGCGGCTAACATTGAAGGTCTATCTCGAAAGCTGGACGAACAGAGGcagatggaagaggaggaggcggagctTGAAATGCAGGAATCTGCGATGCAGACCAACATTGCCGGAGACCGTCCGGATGTTTTCGAGGGCATAGAGGGAGAAGGACTGGCTCCaaacctccagctgctccgGACAAGGATCACCGAGACGATCCGCATCTTGGGCGATCTAAAGACCCTAGGTCAGCCTGGGAAGTCCCGCGCCGATTATACCCAGCTGCTTCTCAACGACATCTGCACATACTATGGATACACGCCGTTCCTCGCCGAAAAGCTATTCAATCTGTTCACACCAATGGAAGCATTTGCCTTCTTTGAGGCCAACGAAACACCTCGTCCCGTCGTCATCCGTACCAACACCCTCCGCACGAACCGAAGATCTCTCGCCCAAGCTTTAATCAATCGAGGTGTTGTCCTCGAGCCCGTCGGAAAGTGGTCCAAGGTCGGTCTGCAGGTCTTCGAGTCCGCAGTTCCCCTCGGTGCCACCCCAGAATACCTTGCAGGTCACTACATCCTCCAagccgcctcctcattccTCCCCGTCATGGCGCTCGCCCCTCAAGAGAACGAACGAATCCTCGATATGGCCTCCGCCCCTGGTGGTAAAACCACCTACATCTCCGCTCTGATGCGCAATACTGGCTGCGTCATCGCTAACGACGCGAGCAAGCCCCGTGCAAAGGGTCTTATTGGTAACATCCACCGCCTCGGGTGCAAAAACACCATCGTCACGAACCTTGACGCCCGCACAGCTTTTCCCAAGGCCATGGGCGGTTTTGACCGTGTCCTTCTCGATGCTCCCTGCACAGGTACAGGCGTTATTGCTAAAGACCCTAGCGTCAAGACCAACAAGAACGAGCGTGACTTCCTCGCAATTCCACACATGCAgcgccagctcctcctcgcgGCGATTGACTCCGTCAATCACGCTTCCAAAACCGGCGGCTATATTGTCTATTCCACTTGCAGTGTGACAgtcgaggagaacgaggctGTTGTCCAGTACGTTCTCAAGAAGCGGCCTAAcgtcaagctcgtcgagACTGGACTTGGCGATTTCGGTTCACCAGGCTTCACTCACTATATGGGCAAGCACTTCGacgcgaagatgacgatgacgagacGCTACTTCCCGCACCGCGAGAACGTCGATGGGTTTTTCGTCTGtaagctgaagaagattggTCCTACGCCGGTGCAGAAGCCCGGTGAAAAGGATTCCAGCATCTCCACCAGCAAGCCCAAGTCCTCTACTGCGACGACAGACGGCGAACAAGCAGTCGACAAGACCCCCGTTACTGATGAAGACGGAACTACCCCAGGAGACGACTTCGGCCCCTTCGACGaaaacgaggaggaagatagggaACGCATCTTGCGCGCAGAACGGAACCGTCTTCGCCGCAAAGGCCTTAACCCCAAGGGTGTACTAAACAAGCCCAAGAAGACAGCAACCCCGAAGACAGCGATCGAATCCGAGTCAACGACGAAGTCCCAGAAATCCGAGGACTCAAGCGCTGATAAGTCTCAGCCACAACCCCAGCGGGAGGAGCAAGACGAgtccaagaaagagaagaagaagaagcccatTACAAAGACACAAGAAGATACCGCCGTTGTATCTTCGACCCCGCCCTCTAACCAGGAGCAAGAAAAGCAGCAGGGCAAGTCAAAGTCTTTAAAGCAGTCTACTAGCccaggaaaggagaaggcgaaggagaagagcaagggtTCGGGGAAAGCTAAGGGGAAAGGAAATAAATGA